One window of the Rosa rugosa chromosome 3, drRosRugo1.1, whole genome shotgun sequence genome contains the following:
- the LOC133736205 gene encoding uncharacterized protein LOC133736205, whose amino-acid sequence MAFPASLSSPSSSTPKFPINLSKPKPSQPQKCLIIRLRHKPFQTSCTKVVSMAQFGEPNKGHNPGLQIKVVKEKLMETIPDPVKELPWKRAADIALKQLLFLGEKALKWCLIAFFVLSFFSDVIFSISKNRELVIPFGLFVGCLVTDILKETLQQVLPISEEKGFEKHLIGIGCLFAAVKFISYGLPVPAQVFLLNVANGGFLRVLWLWRGLLNKSDEEDDVGNSTDASLAMDGKM is encoded by the exons ATGGCGTTTCCAGCGTCTCTTTCATCGCCTTCGTCTTCAACCCCAAAATTTCCG ATTAATCTCTCTAAACCCAAACCCTCTCAACCCCAGAAATGCTTGATCATACGTCTCCGTCACAAACCCTTCCAGACAAGTTGTACCAAAGTAGTATCAATGGCCCAATTCGGTGAACCAAATAAGGGTCACAATCCGGGTCTGCAAATCAAGGTTGTGAAGGAGAAGCTTATGGAAACCATACCTGACCCAGTTAAAGAGCTTCCATGGAAGAGAGCAGCAGACATTGCTCTGAAGCAGCTGCTTTTTCTTGGGGAGAAGGCACTCAAATGGTGCCTCATTGCTTTCTTTGTGTTGAGCTTCTTTTCAGATGTCATATTTTCGATCTCCAAGAACAGAGAACTGGTTATACCTTTTGGTCTCTTTGTTGGGTGCTTAGTTACCGACATTTTGAAAGAGACATTGCAGCAAGTGCTTCCCATTTCAGAGGAGAAGGGATTCGAAAAGCACCTTATCGGAATCGGCTGCCTCTTTGCTGCTGTTAAGTTCATCTCTTATGGTCTCCCAGTACCGGCGCAGGTGTTTCTTCTAAATGTGGCAAATGGCGGGTTCCTGCGAGTTTTGTGGCTCTGGAGAGGTTTGTTGAACAAAAGTGACGAAGAAGATGATGTTGGTAATAGTACCGATGCTTCATTGGCCATGGATGGGAAAATGTAA
- the LOC133735346 gene encoding uncharacterized protein LOC133735346 — protein sequence MPAVVVREPPAEENPNAFNTEDAVAEAVEAEAVEPALNMVGQELPPPAPQVAEAGELGDLPEPVPEAAPVAEPPEAPVAEQPTPSTLERLARVLEVTPPGVVDEAREGLRRFLGPDILIPGAPVRVLEYLRVLLREGAITEDQFQEVDQLLQNLPQGLNERAVANAQARQTETHYQNLTQHTETARDFLGDQANLIRELTLERNHLRSQIQAFQARLTDVTTRLTHAEPQLEQPLAAFETLSQELAQARVAAQQASQAAADASFRLDELFLRLTHAGRRLLGL from the exons ATGCCAGCGGTCGTTGTGCGTGAGCCCCCAGCCGAGGAG AATCCAAATGCCTTCAACACTGAGGACGCTGTAGCTGAAGCTGTAGAGGCAGAAGCTGTTGAGCCCGCTCTTAATATGGTTGGTCAGGAACTTCctccccctgccccccaagtcgCTGAAGCCGGAGAATTGGGAGACCTTCCTGAACCAGTGCCAGAGGCAGCACCTGTCGCTGAGCCTCCTGaggcccctgtcgctgagcaaccaactccctccactctggaaaggttagctcgCGTACTCGAAGTGACCCctcctggggtcgtagatgaagctagagaaggccttcgtcgcttcctgggccctgatatcttgattcctggtgcgcccgtgagagtcttagaatatttgagggtacttctccgcgagggagccatcactgaagatcaattccaagaggtcgatcaactgctgcaaaatcttcctcaagggctcaatgagcggGCAGTCGCGAACGCGCAAGCTAGGCAGACCGAGACGCACTATCAGAACCTCACTCAGCACACAGAGACCGcgcgcgatttcttgggtgaccaagctaacctcatcagggaactgacgctcgaaaggaaccacttgaggtcccagattcaggcttttcaagcccggttaactgacgttactaccaggcttactcatgcggagcctcagttagaacaacccctcgctgccttcgagacgctatcccaggaactggctcaggctcgtgtggcagcccaacaagcctcacaagctgctgcggatgctagttttcgtttagatgaacttttccttcgcctgacccatgcaggccgcagacttttgggcctctag